In Mucilaginibacter celer, one DNA window encodes the following:
- the glgB gene encoding 1,4-alpha-glucan branching protein GlgB, giving the protein MAKKTTKTETPLPDAKPVKEKKAVSKAKTEKVTPPAEAEPAKKASKAKAAAPADKPATAKKPVATKAAKPAAADKSAPAKKAAAAKPKAVKAEAAEVADPQQPVQLQAVEPYSRFSDFDISLFKSGKHYKLYEKLGSHVVEHLGVVGTYFAVWAPNAQYVAVIGNFNGWNRGSHSLNARWDSSGIWEGFIPNIGNGETYKYYIKSSTGEDLEKSDPFALRWELPPRTASIVADTYYEWQDAAWMQSRHEYNALDKPYSVYEVHLGSWARNPESPDEFLTYTQLAAKLVPYVKEMGFTHVEFMPIMEHPFYPSWGYQVSGYFAAASRYGTPQELMLLIEEFHKAGIGVILDWVPSHFPGDAHALYNFDGTHLYEHADARKGFHPDWKSYIFNYGRNEVRAFLISNAIFWLDRYHADGLRVDAVASMLYLDYSRKHGEWEANIYGGNENLEAISFLKEFNEAVYANFPSTQTIAEESTSFTGVSRPVYLGGLGFGMKWMMGWMHDTIDYFKNDPIHRKYHHNEITFSTIYAFTENFMLPFSHDEVVYGKGSMLRKMPGDEWQQFANLRLMYGYMFTHPGSKLLFMGAEFGQGDEWNFSQSLQWHVLQYPNHMGISETIKALNQLYRDEPALYEKAFSHQGFEWVDGGNANDSILVYRRMGHESKNDLMIVLNMTPVVRRDYRIGVPAAGKWKELFNSDNEKYWGSGIINYDAVQSDAVSWHGKAQSISISIPPLGAMVFKRLPDVPAKYELKK; this is encoded by the coding sequence ATGGCCAAGAAAACTACTAAAACCGAAACACCGCTACCCGACGCGAAGCCTGTAAAAGAGAAAAAAGCAGTAAGCAAGGCCAAAACAGAAAAAGTTACGCCGCCTGCTGAGGCCGAACCTGCTAAAAAAGCAAGTAAAGCCAAAGCTGCTGCCCCTGCCGATAAACCCGCTACAGCGAAGAAACCAGTTGCCACTAAAGCTGCTAAGCCTGCCGCTGCCGATAAGTCCGCACCTGCTAAAAAAGCTGCCGCGGCAAAACCGAAAGCCGTTAAAGCCGAAGCCGCCGAGGTTGCCGACCCTCAACAGCCTGTGCAATTACAAGCCGTTGAACCTTACAGCCGCTTTAGCGATTTTGATATCAGTTTGTTTAAATCGGGCAAGCATTATAAGCTGTACGAGAAACTGGGATCGCACGTGGTGGAGCATTTGGGTGTGGTGGGTACTTACTTTGCGGTTTGGGCGCCTAATGCGCAGTATGTAGCGGTTATTGGTAATTTTAATGGCTGGAACCGTGGTTCGCATAGCCTGAATGCCCGCTGGGATTCGTCGGGTATTTGGGAAGGTTTTATTCCGAATATTGGCAATGGCGAAACCTATAAATATTATATAAAATCATCTACCGGGGAAGATCTGGAAAAGAGCGACCCTTTCGCTTTGCGTTGGGAACTGCCTCCGCGCACAGCATCGATAGTGGCCGATACCTACTACGAGTGGCAGGATGCGGCCTGGATGCAGAGCCGCCATGAATATAACGCTTTGGATAAACCTTACTCGGTTTACGAGGTGCATTTGGGTTCGTGGGCGCGCAATCCCGAAAGCCCTGATGAGTTTTTAACTTATACCCAACTGGCCGCCAAACTGGTGCCCTACGTTAAGGAAATGGGCTTTACGCATGTAGAGTTTATGCCGATAATGGAGCACCCTTTTTACCCAAGTTGGGGCTACCAGGTGAGCGGCTATTTCGCAGCCGCATCGCGCTACGGCACTCCGCAGGAGTTGATGTTGCTGATAGAGGAGTTTCACAAAGCCGGTATTGGTGTGATATTGGATTGGGTACCATCGCACTTCCCAGGTGATGCGCACGCGCTGTACAACTTTGATGGTACACATTTATACGAGCATGCCGACGCACGCAAGGGTTTCCACCCGGATTGGAAATCGTACATATTTAATTATGGCCGTAACGAGGTTAGGGCTTTCCTGATCAGTAACGCTATTTTTTGGCTGGACAGGTACCACGCCGATGGTTTGCGTGTTGATGCCGTGGCCTCGATGTTGTACCTCGATTACTCGCGCAAGCATGGCGAGTGGGAAGCCAACATATACGGCGGGAACGAAAACCTGGAGGCTATTTCATTTTTGAAAGAGTTTAATGAGGCGGTTTACGCTAACTTCCCGTCTACGCAAACCATTGCCGAGGAGTCCACTTCGTTTACAGGCGTTAGTCGCCCGGTTTATTTGGGGGGATTGGGCTTTGGCATGAAATGGATGATGGGCTGGATGCACGATACCATTGATTATTTTAAAAACGACCCGATACACCGCAAGTATCACCATAACGAGATAACTTTTAGTACCATATACGCCTTTACCGAAAACTTTATGCTGCCTTTCTCGCACGATGAGGTGGTGTACGGCAAAGGATCAATGCTGCGCAAAATGCCTGGCGATGAGTGGCAGCAATTTGCCAACCTGCGCCTGATGTACGGCTATATGTTTACTCACCCCGGCTCAAAACTGTTGTTTATGGGGGCCGAGTTTGGGCAGGGCGATGAGTGGAACTTCAGCCAGTCGTTACAATGGCACGTGCTGCAATACCCTAACCATATGGGCATCAGCGAAACCATTAAAGCCCTTAACCAGCTGTACCGCGATGAGCCGGCACTGTATGAAAAAGCGTTCTCGCACCAGGGTTTTGAATGGGTTGATGGCGGCAATGCCAACGATTCGATACTGGTATACCGCCGCATGGGCCACGAAAGCAAAAACGACCTGATGATAGTGTTGAACATGACCCCGGTTGTACGCCGCGATTACCGCATTGGCGTACCTGCAGCCGGTAAATGGAAAGAGCTGTTTAACTCGGATAACGAAAAATACTGGGGCAGCGGCATCATCAACTACGATGCTGTACAAAGCGATGCCGTTAGCTGGCATGGCAAAGCGCAATCAATCAGCATAAGCATCCCGCCGCTGGGAGCTATGGTGTTTAAAAGGTTGCCGGATGTGCCTGCTAAGTATGAGTTGAAGAAGTGA
- a CDS encoding GIY-YIG nuclease family protein, translating into MVMQRGGCVYIVTNQTHSVLYTGITSDIIGRISDHKNKTYPQSFTAKYKCNKLVYYLFYPRIEEAIAGEKALKGSSRQAKINLVNGLNPAWADLYDDLIKE; encoded by the coding sequence ATGGTTATGCAACGAGGTGGATGTGTTTATATCGTTACCAATCAAACACATTCGGTATTATATACGGGGATAACATCTGATATCATCGGCAGAATATCCGATCATAAAAATAAAACGTATCCACAAAGCTTTACAGCTAAGTACAAATGCAATAAGCTGGTTTATTATCTCTTTTACCCACGCATAGAAGAGGCTATTGCTGGTGAAAAAGCGCTGAAAGGAAGTAGCAGGCAAGCTAAAATAAATCTTGTTAACGGATTAAATCCTGCTTGGGCAGATTTGTATGACGATTTGATAAAGGAGTAA
- a CDS encoding glycoside hydrolase family 31 protein, with protein sequence MESNTPNPNPELITSKLTEIENLIEEEEEFHHLNNPADGIKPVVKKYLGVPNHADQVGNKFYFTDGDAKVEVVVVTDEIIRVRLAPHSVFLEDFSYGVPKLPTRQVSFSLHEDENEFRVSTYKVNCHIRKKDFFISFSDSNNHVTSMDATPMHWEENVQAGGYYVFCTKTCAPDESFFGLGDKPTELNLRGKRLKNWNTDAYSFQWNQDPLYRSIPFYISVNEGIAHGIFFDNTFKAQFDFGSEDRTKTSFWADGGELQYYYIHGPHMMDVVKSYHTLTGTHPMPPLWALGYHQCRWSYYPEAKVRKIARGFRENKIPCDGIYLDIDYMDGYRCFTWNRKYFPDPKKMISELAADGFKTVVIIDPGIRVDDNYSVFKEGKEKKYFCRRSDDYFMEGHVWPGRCQFPDFTNPEVREWWGGLFDELVQMGVAGVWNDMNEPAVFGAGTFPDDVRHQYDGYRGSHRKAHNVYGMQMVRSTYEGLRKIMKNKRPFTITRAGYSGVQRFSSVWTGDNVASWEHLKIGNIQCQRLSISGIPFCGTDIGGFSGEPDGELFTRWIQMGTFSPFMRAHSAGDTKEREPWSFGEPFTAINRKFIELRYRLIPYLYSTFWEHHRYGFPILRPIVMHEQDTVMNHFRQDEFTYGDKILVCPVMEPGQRKRNVYLPKGKWYNFWTYEVVEGGKEVSVETPLETMPLFVKAGSVIPEYPVMQYVGQQEIEEVKLNIYYTDYEVNSFLFEDYGETFAYEQDIYLEKKFVVNGDAKTVTIDQSLEGLYTPRYDGYHFNLIGFPFKPSKITVDGKDVKEFQLNDDNTIEFKYTKTFKHIEISK encoded by the coding sequence ATGGAAAGTAATACCCCAAATCCAAACCCGGAGCTGATTACCAGCAAATTGACCGAGATTGAGAATCTGATTGAAGAAGAAGAGGAGTTTCACCACCTTAATAACCCTGCCGATGGTATTAAGCCTGTAGTTAAAAAATATCTTGGTGTGCCAAATCACGCCGATCAGGTGGGCAATAAGTTTTACTTTACCGATGGCGACGCCAAAGTTGAAGTTGTAGTGGTTACCGACGAGATAATCCGTGTAAGGCTTGCACCACACAGCGTTTTTTTAGAAGATTTTTCGTACGGTGTGCCTAAACTGCCAACCAGGCAGGTAAGCTTTAGCCTTCACGAAGATGAGAACGAGTTTCGCGTATCAACCTACAAGGTAAACTGCCATATCCGTAAAAAAGATTTCTTTATCTCCTTTTCGGATAGCAACAACCATGTAACCAGCATGGATGCCACCCCAATGCACTGGGAAGAGAACGTGCAGGCCGGTGGTTACTATGTATTTTGCACCAAAACATGTGCGCCCGACGAAAGCTTTTTCGGTTTAGGTGATAAACCAACAGAGTTAAACTTACGCGGCAAACGCTTAAAAAACTGGAATACGGATGCCTACTCGTTCCAATGGAACCAGGATCCGCTTTACCGCAGCATTCCTTTTTACATCAGCGTAAACGAGGGTATAGCACACGGTATTTTCTTTGATAATACTTTTAAAGCCCAGTTTGATTTTGGCTCGGAAGATCGTACTAAAACGAGTTTCTGGGCTGATGGGGGCGAATTACAATATTACTATATCCACGGTCCGCATATGATGGATGTGGTAAAAAGCTACCACACCCTTACCGGTACGCACCCTATGCCACCACTTTGGGCCCTGGGTTACCACCAATGCCGCTGGAGTTATTATCCAGAAGCCAAAGTGCGCAAAATTGCCCGTGGCTTCCGCGAAAATAAAATTCCTTGCGACGGTATCTATTTAGATATCGATTACATGGATGGCTACCGTTGCTTTACCTGGAACCGCAAGTACTTCCCCGATCCTAAAAAGATGATCAGCGAACTGGCTGCCGATGGTTTTAAAACTGTGGTAATTATTGATCCTGGTATTCGTGTGGATGATAACTATTCGGTGTTTAAGGAAGGTAAAGAGAAGAAATACTTCTGCCGCCGAAGCGACGATTACTTTATGGAAGGCCACGTATGGCCGGGCCGTTGCCAGTTCCCCGATTTTACCAACCCTGAAGTGCGTGAGTGGTGGGGTGGTTTGTTTGATGAACTGGTGCAAATGGGCGTTGCCGGTGTTTGGAATGATATGAACGAACCTGCCGTATTTGGCGCGGGTACTTTCCCGGATGATGTTCGGCACCAGTATGATGGTTACCGTGGTTCGCACCGTAAGGCTCACAACGTTTATGGTATGCAGATGGTGCGTTCAACCTACGAAGGTTTGCGCAAAATCATGAAAAATAAACGCCCTTTTACCATTACCAGGGCAGGTTACTCGGGCGTGCAACGCTTTTCGTCGGTGTGGACCGGCGATAACGTGGCCAGCTGGGAACACCTTAAAATAGGTAATATCCAATGCCAGCGCCTTTCTATTTCTGGTATCCCTTTCTGCGGAACTGATATAGGCGGCTTCAGCGGCGAGCCTGATGGCGAATTGTTTACCCGCTGGATTCAGATGGGAACCTTCTCGCCATTTATGCGTGCGCACTCGGCAGGTGATACCAAAGAGCGCGAACCATGGAGCTTCGGCGAGCCGTTTACCGCTATTAACCGTAAATTTATCGAACTACGTTACCGTTTGATCCCTTACCTGTACTCAACCTTCTGGGAGCATCACCGTTACGGTTTTCCTATTTTGAGGCCGATAGTAATGCACGAGCAGGATACGGTGATGAACCACTTCCGCCAGGATGAGTTTACTTATGGCGATAAGATATTGGTTTGCCCGGTAATGGAGCCTGGTCAGCGTAAACGTAACGTTTACCTGCCAAAAGGAAAATGGTACAACTTCTGGACTTATGAGGTTGTAGAGGGTGGCAAAGAAGTATCGGTAGAAACTCCGCTTGAAACCATGCCATTGTTTGTAAAAGCAGGCTCGGTAATTCCCGAATACCCGGTAATGCAATACGTTGGGCAGCAGGAAATTGAAGAGGTTAAGCTGAATATTTATTATACCGATTATGAGGTTAACTCCTTCCTGTTTGAAGATTACGGCGAAACTTTCGCCTACGAGCAGGATATTTACCTCGAGAAAAAATTCGTAGTAAACGGTGATGCCAAAACGGTAACCATTGATCAAAGCCTGGAAGGTTTGTACACCCCGCGCTATGATGGCTACCATTTTAACCTGATCGGTTTCCCATTCAAACCATCAAAAATTACTGTTGATGGCAAGGATGTGAAAGAGTTTCAGTTAAATGATGATAACACGATAGAGTTTAAATATACCAAGACGTTTAAGCATATTGAGATAAGTAAGTAA
- a CDS encoding MFS transporter: MNQNKPTIAQKPRLSFWQIFNMSFGFLGIQFGFALQTGNASRILQTFGADVEHLSWFWLAAPITGMVVQPIIGHYSDRTWNKLGRRRPYFLTGAILSGLALFFMPNSSMLAAIIPPIVVGAGMLMIMDASFNVAMEPFRALVADNLPDSQHTTGFSMQTCLIGVGAVIGSWLPYVFAEWFGIAKTAAPGIVPDNVLYSFYIGAAVLIGAILWTVIRTKEYPPEVYATFHEKDESASGHKSGLTEIFSDLVNMPKTMKQLGLVQFFSWFALFSMWVFTTPAVAAHVYHIPAGDTSSVAYNDAANWVNVLFGVYNFVSAIYALLLPRIVKNTSRKAAHAFSLAMGGLGLISVFFITDPKLLVLSMIGIGLAWGSILAMPYAILSSSIPAKKIGVYMGIFNFFITFPQIVNGIVGGPIVKYLYHNQAIYALVMAGVFMFLAAISVLFVSDGKKIQIIEPVN, translated from the coding sequence ATGAACCAAAACAAACCAACCATCGCGCAAAAGCCACGATTAAGCTTTTGGCAGATCTTTAACATGAGCTTCGGCTTTTTGGGCATCCAGTTTGGCTTTGCCTTGCAAACAGGTAATGCCAGCAGAATTCTACAAACCTTTGGGGCCGATGTGGAGCATCTGTCGTGGTTTTGGTTGGCTGCACCAATTACGGGGATGGTTGTTCAGCCTATTATTGGGCATTATAGTGACAGAACGTGGAATAAGCTTGGTCGTCGTCGTCCGTATTTTTTAACGGGGGCAATCCTGTCCGGGTTGGCGCTGTTCTTTATGCCAAACTCATCTATGCTGGCGGCTATCATCCCGCCTATTGTTGTAGGGGCGGGAATGCTCATGATCATGGATGCATCGTTCAATGTGGCTATGGAACCGTTCAGGGCGTTGGTGGCCGATAACCTGCCCGATAGCCAGCACACTACCGGCTTTTCGATGCAAACCTGCCTGATAGGCGTGGGCGCTGTAATAGGCTCGTGGTTGCCATATGTATTTGCCGAATGGTTTGGAATCGCTAAAACGGCTGCTCCCGGTATCGTGCCCGATAACGTGTTGTACTCCTTTTATATCGGCGCCGCGGTATTGATAGGGGCTATATTATGGACCGTTATCCGTACCAAAGAATATCCGCCCGAAGTTTATGCTACCTTCCACGAAAAAGACGAATCGGCATCAGGCCATAAAAGCGGCTTAACCGAGATATTTTCCGATCTGGTTAATATGCCCAAAACCATGAAACAGCTGGGTTTGGTACAGTTTTTCTCCTGGTTCGCCTTGTTTTCAATGTGGGTATTTACCACCCCGGCTGTGGCTGCACATGTGTATCATATTCCCGCAGGCGACACTTCATCTGTTGCTTATAACGATGCCGCCAACTGGGTAAACGTTTTATTTGGTGTTTATAATTTTGTTTCGGCTATTTATGCCTTGTTGCTGCCGCGCATCGTAAAAAATACAAGTCGGAAGGCGGCGCATGCTTTTTCGCTGGCCATGGGCGGTTTAGGCCTCATTTCAGTTTTCTTTATTACAGATCCTAAATTGCTTGTCCTCTCCATGATAGGTATCGGCCTGGCCTGGGGCAGTATCCTTGCTATGCCTTACGCTATCCTATCAAGCTCAATACCAGCTAAAAAGATAGGTGTGTATATGGGTATTTTCAATTTCTTCATCACTTTTCCGCAAATTGTTAACGGCATCGTAGGCGGCCCTATCGTAAAATATCTTTACCATAATCAGGCTATCTATGCTTTGGTAATGGCTGGCGTTTTTATGTTTTTGGCTGCCATATCAGTACTATTTGTTAGCGATGGCAAAAAAATCCAGATTATTGAGCCGGTAAATTGA
- a CDS encoding alpha-amylase family glycosyl hydrolase → MKLKTLYLAVAVLLANTTYAQKHHTKKRMEQTTNHKLIIYQLLPRLFGNTQTLNKTNGSIEENGVGKLNDINDKALQQIKKMGFTHVWYTGVIEHATMTDYSQYGIKADDPDIVKGRAGSPYAIKDYYDIDPDLAVDVKNRVGEYEALIKRTHANGLKVLMDLVPNHVARTYGSDVKPAGVRDFGEDDDKSKGFSPKNDFYYIPGQQFVVPQGYNPGGDEFKSPLKDGHFDENPAKATGNDVFSATPSINDWFETMKLNYGVDYMDHRRNHFDPIAPLWNKVYDILHYWSEKGVDGFRCDMVEMVPIEFWGWVIPKLKAEHPGLVFIGEAYDKGKYNDYIFKGKFDYLYDKVGLYDAIKRLTRDEHHSSTWEINAVWNHDSKGIDEHMLRFMENHDEQRIACNDFAGNPWLAVPGMIITATLNTGPVMVYFGQEVGEPAHGTEGFSGNDGRTSIFDYWGVPEHQKWVNNHEYDGANLSADQQKLRGFYHNLLTAVHNSEALKSGAFYELMMANERQPGFDTRLYIYARYTHNHRILVITNFNRSDRKLTVKLPEDLLTKLNQSGHKQFTDLLSGAKFNTDDISKGVEVSLPAMSGLLLEF, encoded by the coding sequence ATGAAATTAAAAACCTTATATCTTGCGGTCGCCGTGTTGTTAGCTAATACAACCTACGCGCAAAAACATCATACAAAGAAACGCATGGAACAAACTACCAACCATAAGCTCATTATATACCAATTGTTGCCGCGCCTGTTTGGCAATACACAAACGCTTAACAAAACCAACGGCTCGATAGAAGAAAATGGCGTAGGCAAGCTGAACGATATTAACGATAAAGCCCTGCAGCAGATCAAAAAGATGGGTTTTACCCATGTTTGGTACACCGGCGTAATTGAACACGCCACCATGACCGATTATTCGCAATACGGCATCAAAGCTGATGATCCGGATATTGTGAAGGGTAGGGCTGGTTCACCTTATGCCATTAAGGATTATTACGATATCGACCCCGATCTGGCGGTTGATGTGAAGAACCGCGTTGGCGAGTACGAAGCACTCATTAAACGTACCCATGCCAACGGTTTAAAGGTGTTGATGGATCTGGTGCCTAACCACGTGGCCCGTACCTACGGATCGGATGTAAAACCTGCCGGTGTGCGCGATTTTGGCGAGGATGATGATAAAAGTAAAGGCTTTAGCCCGAAGAATGATTTTTACTATATCCCCGGTCAGCAGTTTGTGGTACCGCAAGGTTACAACCCTGGAGGTGATGAGTTTAAAAGCCCGTTGAAGGATGGTCATTTTGACGAGAACCCTGCTAAAGCAACCGGCAACGATGTTTTCAGCGCAACTCCATCAATTAATGATTGGTTTGAAACTATGAAGCTGAACTACGGTGTTGATTACATGGATCATCGCCGTAACCATTTCGATCCTATCGCTCCACTGTGGAACAAGGTTTATGATATCCTGCATTACTGGAGCGAGAAAGGTGTAGATGGTTTCCGCTGCGATATGGTGGAGATGGTACCTATCGAGTTTTGGGGTTGGGTGATCCCGAAACTGAAAGCCGAACATCCCGGCCTGGTATTCATCGGTGAAGCTTATGATAAAGGCAAATACAACGATTATATTTTTAAAGGCAAGTTCGATTACCTGTACGATAAAGTAGGCCTGTATGATGCCATCAAACGCCTCACCCGTGATGAACACCACTCATCAACCTGGGAAATCAATGCCGTTTGGAACCATGACAGCAAAGGCATCGACGAGCACATGCTCCGCTTTATGGAAAACCACGATGAGCAGCGCATTGCCTGTAATGATTTCGCGGGCAATCCATGGCTGGCTGTTCCGGGCATGATCATAACGGCTACATTAAACACCGGACCGGTGATGGTTTATTTCGGTCAGGAAGTAGGGGAACCTGCCCACGGCACCGAGGGTTTTAGCGGAAACGATGGTCGTACATCGATATTTGATTATTGGGGAGTTCCAGAGCACCAGAAATGGGTAAACAACCACGAGTATGACGGTGCCAACCTATCTGCCGATCAGCAAAAGCTGCGTGGCTTTTATCATAACCTGCTTACTGCGGTGCATAACAGCGAAGCCCTAAAATCAGGCGCGTTTTATGAGTTGATGATGGCTAACGAGCGTCAGCCGGGTTTTGATACCCGCCTGTACATTTATGCCCGTTATACCCATAACCACCGTATATTAGTAATAACCAATTTTAACCGGAGCGACCGTAAATTAACCGTGAAACTTCCGGAAGACCTGTTAACGAAATTAAACCAAAGCGGCCATAAACAATTCACCGACCTGCTAAGCGGAGCCAAATTCAATACCGACGATATAAGTAAAGGTGTTGAAGTAAGCCTGCCTGCCATGAGCGGCTTGTTGCTGGAGTTTTAG
- a CDS encoding glycoside hydrolase family 65 protein, which yields MKNYIKADEWRIIEEGFDPHYNKISESIFSLGNGRMGQRANFEEAYSGDTLLGNYVAGVYYPDKTRVGWWKNGYPEYFAKVLNAANWVIIDVLLDGEQLDLAKCEVSSFRRELNMQEGYLKRDFRAKTASGKEVKVEAIRFCSMADDETGAIKYTITPLNFSGEITLTPAIDGDVVNKDSNYDEKFWDEVSKATQPKGGYVVMRTKKTGFEVATGMQYSILQSGKVIEPAAEAIEKEKYVASKVTLNAKEGEAITVIKYAANLSSQNYKPEELVEQLNATLSRISAKGFDTMLAEQAAAWAEKWKHNDIIIDGDISAQQAIRFNIYQLNQTYTGEDDRLNIGPKGFTGEKYGGSTYWDTEAYCVPFYLSTAPQKVTRNLLLYRYKQLGKAIENAQLLGFKNGAALYPMVTMDGTECHNEWEITFEEIHRNGAIAFAIYNYVRYTGDEAYLGDYGLEVLLGIARFWSQRVTWSEDREQYVMLGVTGPNEYENNVNNNWYTSTIATWCMQYTVEVAEKVKAENPEKYAALVSKTNLDEATEFGRFKHIIEKMYYPYDEKRQIFLQQDGYLDKEQILVKDLPASERPINQKWSWDRILRSCYIKQADVLQGIYFFEDQYDIDTIRRNYDFYEPRTVHESSLSPCVHAIIAAKLGDEARAYEFYLRTARLDLDDYNNDTEDGCHITSMAGTWMAVVEGFAGMRVHDGKLSFQPFIPGKWSSFSFHIGFRGALLNIKVSKEGVQIKNSSDVETTVLVYGKEQVVKANDDLLVEA from the coding sequence ATGAAAAACTACATAAAAGCAGATGAGTGGAGGATTATTGAAGAAGGCTTCGATCCTCATTACAATAAAATTTCTGAAAGTATTTTCAGTTTGGGCAATGGCCGGATGGGCCAGCGCGCCAATTTTGAAGAGGCTTACAGTGGCGATACCCTGTTGGGTAACTACGTGGCAGGCGTTTACTACCCGGATAAAACCCGCGTAGGCTGGTGGAAAAACGGCTACCCCGAATACTTTGCCAAAGTACTGAACGCCGCCAACTGGGTAATTATAGATGTACTGTTAGATGGCGAGCAACTCGACCTGGCTAAATGCGAAGTAAGCAGCTTTCGCAGGGAGTTGAATATGCAGGAAGGCTACTTGAAAAGAGATTTCCGTGCTAAAACAGCATCCGGTAAAGAAGTTAAAGTTGAAGCTATCCGCTTTTGCAGCATGGCCGATGATGAAACCGGTGCTATCAAATACACCATCACTCCGCTAAACTTCAGCGGCGAGATCACTTTAACGCCTGCTATTGATGGCGATGTGGTTAACAAAGATTCCAACTACGATGAAAAGTTTTGGGACGAGGTAAGTAAAGCCACCCAACCCAAAGGCGGTTACGTGGTAATGCGTACCAAAAAAACAGGTTTCGAGGTGGCAACAGGCATGCAATACAGCATCCTGCAAAGCGGTAAGGTTATTGAACCGGCTGCTGAAGCCATCGAAAAAGAAAAATACGTAGCCTCAAAAGTTACTTTAAACGCTAAGGAGGGCGAAGCGATCACGGTTATTAAATATGCCGCCAACCTTTCATCTCAAAACTACAAACCCGAAGAACTGGTTGAGCAGCTAAACGCTACTCTATCCCGCATCAGCGCCAAAGGTTTTGATACCATGCTGGCCGAACAAGCCGCTGCCTGGGCCGAAAAATGGAAGCATAACGATATCATTATTGATGGCGATATTTCTGCTCAGCAGGCTATCCGCTTCAATATTTACCAGCTTAACCAAACTTACACCGGCGAGGATGACCGCCTTAATATCGGTCCTAAAGGCTTTACCGGCGAAAAATACGGGGGTTCAACCTATTGGGATACGGAGGCTTATTGCGTGCCGTTTTACCTGTCTACAGCACCGCAAAAAGTTACCCGCAACCTGCTGTTGTATCGCTACAAGCAGTTAGGCAAGGCTATCGAAAACGCGCAACTGCTTGGTTTTAAAAATGGCGCGGCTTTATACCCGATGGTTACTATGGATGGTACTGAATGCCATAACGAGTGGGAGATCACTTTCGAAGAGATTCACCGTAACGGGGCTATCGCTTTTGCTATTTATAATTATGTGCGATATACCGGCGATGAGGCTTACCTGGGCGATTATGGTTTGGAAGTATTGTTGGGGATAGCAAGGTTCTGGTCGCAGAGGGTTACCTGGTCTGAGGATAGGGAGCAGTATGTAATGCTGGGCGTTACCGGGCCTAACGAGTACGAGAATAACGTAAATAACAACTGGTACACCAGCACCATTGCAACCTGGTGTATGCAATATACTGTTGAAGTTGCCGAAAAGGTAAAAGCCGAAAACCCGGAAAAATATGCCGCCTTGGTAAGCAAAACCAATCTCGACGAAGCAACCGAGTTCGGCAGGTTTAAGCACATCATCGAAAAGATGTACTATCCTTATGATGAAAAACGCCAGATCTTTTTACAGCAGGATGGATACCTCGATAAAGAACAGATCCTGGTTAAAGATCTCCCGGCATCCGAGCGCCCTATCAACCAAAAGTGGAGCTGGGACAGGATCCTGCGCTCATGCTACATTAAACAAGCCGACGTACTACAGGGGATTTACTTTTTTGAAGATCAGTACGATATAGATACCATTCGCCGTAACTATGACTTTTATGAGCCCCGTACCGTTCACGAATCGTCGCTTTCGCCATGTGTTCATGCTATTATAGCCGCCAAATTGGGCGACGAGGCCCGTGCTTACGAGTTTTACCTGCGCACAGCCCGTTTGGATCTGGACGATTATAACAACGATACCGAAGATGGCTGCCATATCACCTCGATGGCTGGTACCTGGATGGCTGTTGTTGAAGGTTTTGCCGGTATGCGTGTTCATGATGGTAAGCTGTCGTTCCAGCCGTTTATTCCGGGCAAATGGTCGTCGTTCTCGTTCCATATCGGTTTCCGCGGGGCTTTGCTGAATATTAAAGTAAGCAAGGAAGGTGTGCAGATCAAAAACTCATCGGATGTAGAAACTACCGTATTGGTTTACGGCAAGGAGCAGGTAGTAAAAGCCAACGATGATTTATTAGTTGAAGCATAA